TCATATCGACCGCTGCTGCTTCGTGGATTTCGAGCGTGATCGGACGCTCGGGATAAGCGCGGCGAATGTCGCGCATCGAAACGATCAACCCGGCGAGATCGCGCAGCTCGGCCACGTGGGTATTGAGGAACAGATGCGTTTCGCAAAACTTCCCTGGGATCAAGGCGAGCGCTTCGACGCGCAGCATGCGGCTGAGCTCGACCTCTTTGTTGAGGTACGAAGCAGCTTTGAACATCATGCCGGGATGGCTGAGGCCGAACAGGCGACTCCGGCCGAGCGCTTCGGCGGCAAAAATCTGGTGGTTATCGGAACGAACGATCCACTGAAAATGGGGCATTACCGCGCGCTGGTCGATCAGCTTATCGAACTGCGCCAAGGCGAGGGCCAGATCGGCCACTTCATCAGCGGCGGCTGTCGCCATTTGGCGCGACGGATGGATCGTGGTGAGGCGGTAGAGCAGCTCGCCAAACTGGATCAGCAGATCGGGCTCGAGCGGGTACGGCGTGCTGGTCACGCGCTGACCATTCACGAACGTTCCGTTGCGGCTTCCCAAGTCGCGAAGGTGCAACTGATCGCCGACCATGATAAATTCAGCATGGCTGGTGGAGACCGTGGGATGGGCCAGCCGCAACGTGCAATCGCTTCCTCGACCTAAACGACAAGGCAGATCGCGCAGCGGAAGTGGCGATGCCAATTCGGCATCGACATCCTGCGGCAAGAGTGCCCAAGCACTAGCGGTCAGAGTGGCGGAGTTGATCACAGAGGCAATTAATCCCTACGAGTCTTACAGTCGCCCCTTCCGAGGCTCTTCGCTGCGGCAATTACCGCTCGATGACTGCGTGGAAAGTATAGGGCAGATACCGAACGGATGACGTCTGATTTAGCCCCCTGCATGCCGATGGGGCCATGAAGAATTGCGCCTTTAAGGATTATCCGCTTCACGCCACGGGACCCGGAACCGATGCGACCCAGTCCGACCGAAACCACTCCCCCAGCAACCCGCACGAGGAATGGCGAC
This window of the Pirellula staleyi DSM 6068 genome carries:
- a CDS encoding EAL domain-containing protein, coding for MINSATLTASAWALLPQDVDAELASPLPLRDLPCRLGRGSDCTLRLAHPTVSTSHAEFIMVGDQLHLRDLGSRNGTFVNGQRVTSTPYPLEPDLLIQFGELLYRLTTIHPSRQMATAAADEVADLALALAQFDKLIDQRAVMPHFQWIVRSDNHQIFAAEALGRSRLFGLSHPGMMFKAASYLNKEVELSRMLRVEALALIPGKFCETHLFLNTHVAELRDLAGLIVSMRDIRRAYPERPITLEIHEAAAVDMTAMKMLRLALSDLSMGLAYDDFGAGQARLAELVEARPDFLKFDMKLIRNLHEAHSGRRRMVGTLVSMARDLDIITLAEGVESQAEVDACKELGFDLQQGYYFGRPASGEQLARSSQQPK